The sequence ATTGCCGAATAGAGAGTTACTCCATATATATTTGATACCCTCTACAGTCTGGGTGAGAAAGCGCTCGAATACGTATGTGATACGACCCTCGACATCCGCCGGCATCAGGTTGTCATAGATCCAAACGATCGAGCTCACAGGAATTTGGATGACCGGAAAGACGTCAGTCGGGGCTTCAGTCACCGCCAGCGCCCCGAAGACCACGATGAGGACGGCCAGGACGACAAAGGTATAAGGCTTACTTAGGGCTATCTGGACGAGCTTATTCATGCGAGATACCTCTCAGCGGATAGGGGATGTTGTTTCATGAAGACCAGCGTCGCATCAGATGCGACCACTTTCTGGTTAATTCCCATCTAAGTGCGATTCCTACTCATCCATCTTCCGACGCGACCAACGCCACGTTTGTTATCGAAGGAATGTGAAAACGGCAGCATGAGCTAAGTGGTGAGCAAAGAGTTTGCCTGGGAAGACGAAAGACCTGTGTCACGAAATCCTGTGGCAATTCGATGCGCTAGGTGTGACCGAAAGAAAATTTGCGTGCCATAAGGGCACACCGGTGCCAAAGGTATCCGGTTGACACAGGCGCATCTGTGCCACAGGTCCAATCAGACAAGGGATGATAGACGTTTATTGGTTAGTGATGGATGAATGTTTTTTCTATGCGATCCTTCTCATGGATCGAGGCGGGATGGTGCTTTCATAGGGCACAAAATATGGCACGGAGTAGACACCGAATAGATGACAGTCTCGGGAGCTAATCATCGCGGCATCGCTTATGAATGTCACACCATGAGATATGATGGGTTGAACCGTCTTCACTACGCCAAGCGGTTCCCCGATTCAGCAAAATATAAAATATGGGTAGTAGGGAGTCTTACGGCGGTGAAGAATAGGTCAGCACAGGTTTTCGGTTCATCTCGCCTGTCGCAGAATTTCTCCATTGATTCAATGCATTGGAGATATCCATGAAGTCATTCAAGTTTCACGGCATCATGGTTTGGGTCACGATCACAGGGGTGGTACTCGTTACATTTTCGATTCTCTTTATCGCACTTCTTGAAGGTCAGATCATTGATCGTGCGGGAGCGCACAACCGGGAGGTTGCGTTTTTGCTCCTTTCCCAGTCAGTCAGCGCCATGATCAGCCAAGCGGGGGGAATCCAAGACGTGCAGGCTCTTGAACATTTGATTCATGAAGTCAGCGAGCTTCGGCCAGGAATTTTGCGGCTCTCGGTGTATGAGATGTCGCCTCAATCCAGTTCCCTCATTGTGAGCACCGAGCCTCAGTCGGTGCCAAAAGTGTTGGATCCACAGGAACGGATGAAGATTGAAGTGGGGGACTCCGTCACGCAACTCGAGGATGCATCGGGAGAAAGGGCCTTGCGCATGACAGCTCCGATTGTGATCGACGGCAAGGTCGTTGCGGCATTACGTGGACTGTTTTCTGTGAAGGAGTACGACGACCTCATCAAACAGGAAACTGAGCTGGCCAAATCAATTGGCATCGGCGTTGTGGTCGTCACATCGCTGACCTTTTGGCTCTTGATCCGGGTCAAGGTCCATCGGCCTGTTCATCAACTGTTGCATGCCATACGAAGTGTCGTAGGGGAAGATATATCCGGTCATGCGCCGATCCAAGGCCCCTCGGAAATCCAAGAGGTGGCGACTCAATTCAATAGAATGCTCGATCGGGTGCGCGAGGCCGGGGTAGAAAAGGATCGTCTCTTGGAGGAGGTGCGCCATTTCAACGAAACGCTTCGGATTCGGGTAGGGGATGCAACTGAGGAACTGCAGCGAGCGAATTTCGAACTGGTCGAAGCAAGGCTTGTCGCTGAACGAAATCAGCGTTTAGCTGCCCTGGGAGAATTTTCCGCCACAGTGGCCCATGAATTGGGCAACCCCTTGAACGCACTTTCCGGTCATCTGCAAATGCTCGTAGGCGCGACTGATTATGCAAGTCGCCAGCGCCATTTGGCCATCATTCGATCGGAGGTCAACCGCATGGTCAGTATCATCAAGCAACTATTGGAGCAAACCCATGTAGAGCTCCGGTCAGGTTGCGTGAATCTTAATAAAACCATCCACGAGGTGACGGCCTTGCTCTCGCCCGGTCTGCCGAGTCAGCACGTAACGCTGAAGACCGACTTGCAAGCCGACCTACCACCGGTTGCCGGCGACACTCGTGCGCTGCATGGGTTGCTGTTCAATCTGGTCACCAACGCCGCCCAGGCAATGCCGCTCGGCG is a genomic window of Candidatus Nitrospira kreftii containing:
- a CDS encoding putative periplasmic sensor signal transduction histidine kinase, which produces MKSFKFHGIMVWVTITGVVLVTFSILFIALLEGQIIDRAGAHNREVAFLLLSQSVSAMISQAGGIQDVQALEHLIHEVSELRPGILRLSVYEMSPQSSSLIVSTEPQSVPKVLDPQERMKIEVGDSVTQLEDASGERALRMTAPIVIDGKVVAALRGLFSVKEYDDLIKQETELAKSIGIGVVVVTSLTFWLLIRVKVHRPVHQLLHAIRSVVGEDISGHAPIQGPSEIQEVATQFNRMLDRVREAGVEKDRLLEEVRHFNETLRIRVGDATEELQRANFELVEARLVAERNQRLAALGEFSATVAHELGNPLNALSGHLQMLVGATDYASRQRHLAIIRSEVNRMVSIIKQLLEQTHVELRSGCVNLNKTIHEVTALLSPGLPSQHVTLKTDLQADLPPVAGDTRALHGLLFNLVTNAAQAMPLGGELTIRTRVACGDRPPGIVMVGEGAPIEEAAIRLTIADTGAGIPSEHLSRIFEPFFTTRHDQGGTGLGLAICHRVVTDSGGRLAVRSHVGHGTEFTIDLPIWNTERGIRRHQ